AAAAGTAGTATTAAAAAAATATTATTGAAATTAGAAAACTCGTCTAAAATGCTGCGGTTAGTATATGTAATTTGAACTGGGAAATGTAAGTATATTAAGAAATAAATGTATTAGTACAATAGATCACTAATATAGGATCTATTGTATATATGTCCATATAATTATACGTTTACTTTTCAAATGAACTAGTCATATAAGTTCCTATTTAATCAAAACAATTTTCCCTGACATCATTTTTTCTTCGAAGTTTATAGAATAATGATAAACTCCGCTGGATAGATTTGATCCGTCAAATTTGTACTCATGAATTCCAGATCTAATCGCATTCTCATTAAGGCTTCTTACTAATTCTCCGTTAGAATTATAAATTATTAAACTAACTATTCCGCTATTTGGTATTTCATATTTAATAGTAGTTGTAGGATTGAAAGGATTTGGATAATTTCCAAGTAATTTTAAACTTTTGCAGACTGTTTCTTCTTCAACTTTAACACCTCCGCCATTTGTAGTTTTATAAAGCTTTTTATCATAAGAAACCCAACCAATATTTTCATCAATAAACAAGATATCTAAATAATCACCTGTGTTTGTAAAAGTATAGTTAATTCCTTCCCAAGTTTCACCACCATCAGTAGTTTTTAACAAATCAGGATTAAAATTATCTGAAGAAACAGAAATCCAACCATTGTTATCATCAACAAATTGGATATTATCATGATTAAAACAATTGACAGCACTTGGCATTAGTATAGGATTCCATGTTAACCCATTATCAATACTTTTCAAAATATAAGTTGACGACCAGTCTTCTTCATAATGAGGACCAACGAAAACTGTATTATCTTTGAAATAGATGGAAGGATTAGGCATATTGAAATCAAAATTAGTATTCTCTTCCCAATCATAACCTCCGTTAGTTGTTCTAAACAATTTGCCCTTGTTGTTCCCTGTTTTTTCAACCAACCAGGCTTTATTTTCATTATCAAATTTGATTCTATCAATAGTAATGTCATCATTATAATAAATAGATTCCCAATTTTCTCCTCCATCAAATGATTTGTAAATATCATGTAATCCTGCAACTATTACTTTATTATCATCAAAAAAGAAAACACCTCTAGAGCCTCCAGTACTAGGAGGAAGATTGTAAATATCATAGTTTTCAAAATTGTCATCAGATTTAAAAAATTTATCAGCTCCAAAAACATACTTATACTGCTCACTAAATACGATGTTAGTACAAGTTTGATTTATATCAAACCTTAGCTCACAATTATTTCCACTGTCATCAGAAAAATAGATTTTTGAATCAGATGAGAACATAAGTTCTTGTTCATTTGCAACTATATTGATGAAAGGGGAGTCAATATAATCAATTTGTGTAGTCCAGGTTAGTCCTCCATCGTTAGTTCTGAGAACAGCACCATCCCTGTTTGTAATACATCCATTTAAACTATCTGTAAAAAAAACCTTTGTAGGTGTAGAATAGGAGAAAATATATTCTAATTCCACAACAATTTCCCAATTAACGCCACCATCTGTGGTTTTCAGAAGCATTGGATTGTAATATTTCGAATCATATTTATCGCCAAAATAAAACGAAGGATCAACTGCTAGCATCCAGCCATTCATTTCATCTATAAAATGAAATGAAGTCAAAGGATCGCTAAAATCTTGTTCACCTATATTCCAACTTTCACCATGATTATCAGATGTAAGAATAAAACCACTCATGAAACTATCTTCAATGTAGTTCAATAGCAGAGTTTCGGAACCATCATTATTGAAAAGGATGTCAGAAAAAATCAAATTTTGATAATAAACTGGATGTGAAGAATAATAAAGAGGGTAAAGGGCATTGGAAGTATCGTATAGTAATAAATTCCAAGTTAATCCATTATTTTCAGATCTAAATAAGTTACTATTTTTCCCTCCAGCATAGCCAGCTCCATCTTTAAACTTAACAAAGTATAGATCAGAGCCATTTTGGGGCGATCTATTAAAAACCTGATCATTTGTTTGATCAATCATATATACCGTACCATTTTTACCACTGAACCAAATATTTGTATTATCGATAGAGATATAAAGTAGATCCTCAGATGATCCAATAACTATTCTTGTCCAATTATTTCCACCGTCAGTAGTTTTAAGAATAATACCATCGTTCCCACAAATATAACCAATCTCAGAACTGTAAAATTCTATATCATTCAAATCTTCATCTACAGTTGATTGAATAGGATCAAATGAATCTCCTTTGTCTATAGTTTTTCCGATAACACCGTTCTCTCCTACAACAAAGCCTGTATCTGAATCAACAAAATAAACGGAGTTCAAATCTTCAGCTGTTAGTGGATCCGGAAATTGTTTTATCCAATCTTCAGCTTTAACAAGAGATAAAATCAGCATAAGACTAAAAATCAGTATTTTCATAAGAACTCCGTGTGTTTAATCAAATGCAGGTCTGTCGCCATACAGACCTGCTACCATTTGTACTTTTTAAGCATAACTTTTTTTTGTCCGAATATGTTGTTTCCGGTGGTGACAACAATAAACTCTTTTCCATCTATTTTCATAAGATCAACTAAGCAATCTTCAGATTCATATTCATAAACGATGCTTTCTAAAATATTGAAATTTTGATCAGTAATTTCCAACTTAATTTCATAAGCATTCTGAGCAACTTTTACTTTCTTTAACAGAGCAAAGTTATCGTTGAATTGATTCATTCTCATTTCTGGAGTATTAAAATATCTTGTCGAAGATAGTTCGTTTATCTCTAAATCATAACTTCTTATTACATTAGAGTCAGAGTAAGAATGAAATGAAACGTATAACTGTTCGTTCATCTTAACAGTCGATTTTGCAATATCGCCCATAATACCAATGACTTTTTTCCATTCAACTGTATTATTAATATCCTGTTTTATCATTCTTGATACAAAACAACCATAACCTTCATCTGGTATGAAGCAAGCGACCAAATTATAAGTTTCATTACTAATAGATATTGGATTTAATGCAAAAGAAGGAATAACAATAAAATTCGAACCTGGAGATGTTGGAATAATCTCGGAACTCTGCTCATTGCCATTATTATCTACTTCCATAATCCAATGATTTGGTTCAAGATAAGGCTCTTCTTTAAATCCCATAATCATATAATTTCCCCTAGATTCCCTAATCGATAGCCCTCCTTCAAAAAGTGTAGTACCAAAAGTTTTCTGCCATTCAATATTTCCATTTATATCAGTCTTAACCAACCACATATCACTCTCATTCTGTGTTTGACTATAGGAGGTTGTTTCTCCAATAAGAATATATCCACCATCTGAAGTTTCGATAATATCATTTAAGTAATCTTCACAATAGGATTCTCCATAAATCTGTTTCCATAAGAAATTACCATTTTCATCAAACTTGATCAGGAATGGACTTCTTGTTATTTGTCCTAATACTAAAAAACTATTATCACTTGTTTCTTTAACCTTTGTAGCATGATGATAATCTTCTATAGAGTATTCAGTACTCCAAATCTCATCAATTTGAAATTTAACATTGAAGCTAGTAGTATCAGAAACTCCTATTTTACCAAACTCATCATATACTTTTGCGTAAATATTGTGACACCAGATTTTAGTAGATTTGTAAGAGAATTCAAAAGGAGCTACAGTTCCTGTATATTCCAGCAAACTATCTATATACACTTCTACTTTTTCTATACCACAATCTTCATCAAATGCATTAT
The Candidatus Delongbacteria bacterium genome window above contains:
- a CDS encoding T9SS type A sorting domain-containing protein; this translates as MKILIFSLMLILSLVKAEDWIKQFPDPLTAEDLNSVYFVDSDTGFVVGENGVIGKTIDKGDSFDPIQSTVDEDLNDIEFYSSEIGYICGNDGIILKTTDGGNNWTRIVIGSSEDLLYISIDNTNIWFSGKNGTVYMIDQTNDQVFNRSPQNGSDLYFVKFKDGAGYAGGKNSNLFRSENNGLTWNLLLYDTSNALYPLYYSSHPVYYQNLIFSDILFNNDGSETLLLNYIEDSFMSGFILTSDNHGESWNIGEQDFSDPLTSFHFIDEMNGWMLAVDPSFYFGDKYDSKYYNPMLLKTTDGGVNWEIVVELEYIFSYSTPTKVFFTDSLNGCITNRDGAVLRTNDGGLTWTTQIDYIDSPFINIVANEQELMFSSDSKIYFSDDSGNNCELRFDINQTCTNIVFSEQYKYVFGADKFFKSDDNFENYDIYNLPPSTGGSRGVFFFDDNKVIVAGLHDIYKSFDGGENWESIYYNDDITIDRIKFDNENKAWLVEKTGNNKGKLFRTTNGGYDWEENTNFDFNMPNPSIYFKDNTVFVGPHYEEDWSSTYILKSIDNGLTWNPILMPSAVNCFNHDNIQFVDDNNGWISVSSDNFNPDLLKTTDGGETWEGINYTFTNTGDYLDILFIDENIGWVSYDKKLYKTTNGGGVKVEEETVCKSLKLLGNYPNPFNPTTTIKYEIPNSGIVSLIIYNSNGELVRSLNENAIRSGIHEYKFDGSNLSSGVYHYSINFEEKMMSGKIVLIK